One region of uncultured Methanolobus sp. genomic DNA includes:
- a CDS encoding CooT family nickel-binding protein: MCELKVILVDGDSRKTVMESVTRLVVDGDSVTVYGIFGESEIVKGSVKEINFGTGEAILHK; encoded by the coding sequence ATGTGTGAGTTAAAGGTAATCCTTGTTGACGGGGATAGTCGCAAGACAGTTATGGAATCTGTAACCAGACTTGTTGTTGATGGTGATTCGGTCACTGTTTACGGTATATTCGGAGAAAGCGAAATCGTAAAAGGGTCTGTAAAAGAGATCAATTTTGGAACTGGTGAAGCCATACTTCACAAATGA
- a CDS encoding bifunctional fructose-bisphosphatase/inositol-phosphate phosphatase, which yields MHSTDDFLTLGDKIAGAVHEATKELVGSPDAGRILYTGADGTPTKLIDDAAEKAIFKVLDEEGSPFRIISEEAGEKIIGNSPDLSIIIDPIDGTYNAVQGIPFYSVSLAITSDDLNNIIFGYVQNLANGDTFYAEHGKGAYFNGTELKTSVNSDIRKFCVSVYGYRQNIVDASSLSENVRRIRSLGSVALELCYVGAGKTDAFADVRGTMRMTDIAAGKLIIEEAGGIVTDGNGYPLKLENQLLSRACVIASNGLAHESILKLSTGITNDGK from the coding sequence ATGCACTCCACGGATGATTTCCTCACTCTTGGCGACAAAATAGCCGGGGCAGTGCATGAGGCCACAAAAGAGCTGGTCGGCAGTCCGGATGCCGGCCGGATTCTTTATACGGGGGCGGATGGAACTCCTACCAAGTTAATAGATGATGCCGCTGAAAAAGCTATTTTCAAAGTATTGGATGAGGAGGGCAGTCCGTTCAGGATCATAAGTGAAGAAGCCGGAGAGAAAATAATAGGGAATTCCCCTGATCTCTCTATAATTATTGATCCGATAGATGGCACATATAATGCTGTACAGGGTATCCCATTTTATAGCGTTTCACTCGCCATAACATCAGATGACCTTAACAACATAATATTCGGATATGTTCAGAACCTTGCTAATGGAGATACTTTTTATGCAGAACATGGCAAAGGTGCTTATTTTAATGGAACCGAACTAAAAACATCAGTAAATTCGGATATCCGTAAATTCTGTGTCAGTGTTTATGGTTACAGGCAAAACATTGTGGATGCATCAAGTCTTTCGGAAAATGTCAGGAGAATCAGGTCTCTTGGCAGTGTGGCACTTGAATTATGCTATGTGGGAGCAGGAAAAACGGATGCATTTGCAGATGTCAGGGGCACCATGCGTATGACTGACATTGCTGCGGGGAAACTCATTATAGAGGAAGCCGGAGGAATTGTTACTGATGGGAACGGTTACCCTTTAAAGTTAGAAAACCAATTATTAAGCAGGGCTTGCGTGATAGCATCCAACGGACTTGCACATGAGAGTATCTTAAAGCTTTCAACAGGGATAACAAATGACGGTAAGTAA
- a CDS encoding AAA family ATPase, with protein MAKIIAVTGKGGTGKTATTSLLIRHLTRGDKIVLAVDADPDTNLPETLGCDTTKTIGDIKEYMHEERDNLPPDINKESILEGKLYEILEEMPGYDLLVMGRPEGSGCYCYVNNLLRSIMNKLVTNYDILIIDAEAGLEHFSRKIFRNVDDLVVVTDGSRRGLRTAERIRELVKEMETDVSNIYVVANKVTDANRERISSTAEELGLELIGMVPVDEMIVERDLAGEPLFDLPDDSVAVQEVERIAQKLGL; from the coding sequence GTGGCTAAGATAATTGCAGTGACAGGTAAAGGCGGAACAGGGAAGACGGCAACTACCAGTCTTCTCATTCGCCACCTTACAAGGGGTGACAAGATCGTCCTTGCCGTTGATGCGGATCCTGATACAAATCTCCCGGAAACTCTCGGGTGTGATACCACCAAAACAATTGGTGACATCAAAGAGTACATGCATGAGGAACGTGACAATCTTCCACCTGACATCAACAAGGAATCAATATTAGAAGGGAAACTCTATGAGATTCTTGAAGAGATGCCAGGATATGACCTGCTGGTCATGGGAAGGCCTGAAGGTTCAGGATGTTATTGTTATGTTAACAACCTGCTCCGTAGTATCATGAACAAGCTGGTGACAAATTATGATATACTCATCATCGATGCTGAAGCTGGCCTGGAACATTTCAGCAGGAAGATTTTCAGGAACGTTGATGACCTTGTGGTTGTTACGGATGGATCACGCAGGGGTCTTCGGACTGCAGAGCGTATCAGGGAACTTGTTAAAGAGATGGAAACTGATGTTTCCAATATTTACGTTGTTGCAAACAAGGTCACAGATGCAAACCGTGAGAGGATCTCCAGTACTGCTGAAGAACTCGGTCTTGAACTAATAGGAATGGTCCCTGTGGACGAGATGATTGTGGAAAGAGATCTCGCCGGGGAGCCTTTATTTGATCTTCCGGATGATTCCGTTGCGGTACAGGAAGTTGAAAGAATCGCTCAGAAACTTGGTTTGTAA
- a CDS encoding rhomboid family intramembrane serine protease, translating to MDKKCWICGKEETIPFKCRFCGKTFCSRHRLPEQHACEGLEEVKKNGSYSGSPGYGTNVNDDLFKDALKSTAKYAAKSAVKGVGSNIKYSMKSSPAMAIIYLCIFSFVLQLFVPGYMQLFQLVPAWILQGRHLWTLVTHMFIHSGFTHLFFNMLILFFFGPELERRAGKKIFMYVYFTAGLVAAIAYTLTSSSPYTPVVGASGAIMGVFAALAIIAPDIRVYVYFIPMQITHALVLFVLLDFFLLGSNDMIAHTAHLSGALVGLLMGSRIKRAQIRYNYDNTYYRYRR from the coding sequence TTGGACAAAAAATGCTGGATATGTGGCAAAGAAGAAACAATTCCCTTTAAATGCCGTTTTTGCGGAAAAACATTTTGTTCCAGACACAGGCTTCCCGAGCAACATGCATGTGAAGGTCTTGAGGAAGTCAAAAAGAACGGATCGTATAGTGGAAGCCCCGGATATGGAACTAATGTCAATGATGACTTATTCAAAGACGCTTTGAAAAGCACTGCAAAATACGCAGCCAAAAGTGCAGTTAAAGGTGTCGGGAGTAACATTAAGTACTCTATGAAAAGCAGCCCTGCAATGGCTATAATATATCTGTGTATATTCTCATTCGTTCTGCAATTATTTGTGCCGGGATATATGCAGCTTTTCCAGCTTGTACCTGCATGGATATTACAGGGCAGACACCTTTGGACACTTGTAACTCACATGTTCATCCATTCAGGCTTTACACACCTGTTCTTCAACATGCTTATACTGTTTTTCTTCGGACCGGAATTGGAAAGAAGAGCTGGAAAGAAAATATTCATGTATGTGTATTTCACTGCAGGCTTGGTGGCTGCCATTGCATATACACTAACCAGCAGCAGTCCATACACTCCTGTGGTCGGAGCCAGTGGTGCAATCATGGGAGTATTTGCCGCCCTTGCGATAATAGCACCTGATATCAGAGTCTATGTATACTTCATCCCAATGCAGATAACTCATGCTCTGGTTTTATTTGTACTCCTTGATTTCTTCCTGCTCGGGTCAAATGACATGATAGCCCACACAGCCCATCTTAGCGGGGCTCTTGTGGGACTTCTCATGGGAAGCAGAATCAAGAGAGCTCAGATACGTTATAACTATGATAATACCTATTATAGGTATAGAAGGTGA
- the cdhA gene encoding CO dehydrogenase/acetyl-CoA synthase complex subunit alpha: MSDLETGQFSIDELENVQITIGKIVGAIEKRASDEGVEVGPTPKPGISTLRDWDYKLLSRYQPVYTPICDQCCYCTFGTCDLGGNKEGACGINMEAHQAREFLLRVITGAAAHAGHGRHILHHLIDVHGRDHAIDVGPSNLLAPNTQAVTGIKPETLGDLEEVMDYVEEQLTQLLATIHAGQEGAAMDFESKVMHGGMLDHVGMEVSDIAQISCLGMPKSDPEAPLAEIGMGCIDADKPVLLVIGHNVAGVTYMMDYIHDHGLEDKMELAGLCCTAIDMTRYQMDQGGKPHAKIVGSLAKELKMIRSGVPDVIVVDEQCVRADVLDEASKLSIPVITCNDKIMYGLPNRTNDSAADIIEDLSALKAEGALILDFDLLAEVSVELALKMSKIRDDMGITALPSEDELQTLSEKCVQCGACEMDCPDNLPIMAAMKAGVDKDFTKFEYLHDKCIACGRCDQACPKDIPILNMIEKSSQKLIREEKGLMRAGRGQISDPEIREEGVNLVLGTTPGIVAMVGCSNYPDGTKDLYDVADEMLKRNYIVVMSGCSAMDLGMYKNEDGETLYEKYPAKFLAGNLINVGSCVSNAHITGTAIKVAAIFAQRNVSGNYEEIADYITNRIGAVGVAWGAYSQKASSIATGCNRLGIPVVVGPHGSKYRRALIGKPYQEEDWKVFDARDGSEMPIPAAPEYLLTTADSIEELLPMLAKSCIRPSDNNMGRMIKLTHYMELSQKYLGHMPEDWYKFVRTETDLPLAKREQLLKILEADHGWEIDWKRKKILSGPTMKSDVSAQPTNVKRLCKEGC, translated from the coding sequence ATGAGCGACTTAGAAACTGGACAGTTTTCCATTGATGAACTGGAAAACGTTCAGATCACAATTGGCAAGATCGTGGGTGCCATTGAGAAAAGAGCGAGCGACGAAGGGGTTGAGGTAGGTCCAACTCCTAAACCAGGTATCTCTACTCTAAGGGATTGGGACTATAAACTACTCTCCCGCTACCAGCCGGTCTATACTCCCATATGTGACCAGTGCTGTTACTGTACTTTTGGTACATGTGATCTTGGAGGAAACAAGGAAGGTGCCTGTGGTATCAACATGGAAGCCCACCAGGCCCGTGAGTTCCTGCTCAGGGTAATTACCGGTGCAGCAGCACATGCAGGGCACGGACGTCATATATTGCACCACCTGATAGATGTTCATGGCAGGGACCATGCTATTGATGTAGGACCTTCAAACCTGCTTGCTCCTAACACACAGGCTGTAACAGGTATTAAGCCGGAAACCCTTGGAGATCTCGAAGAAGTGATGGATTATGTAGAGGAGCAGCTCACACAGTTGCTTGCAACCATCCACGCAGGGCAGGAAGGAGCTGCTATGGACTTCGAGTCAAAAGTAATGCATGGTGGAATGCTTGACCATGTAGGTATGGAAGTCTCTGATATTGCTCAGATCTCCTGTCTGGGTATGCCTAAATCCGACCCTGAAGCACCACTTGCAGAGATTGGAATGGGTTGCATCGATGCAGACAAACCTGTACTTCTTGTTATTGGTCACAATGTTGCAGGTGTAACATACATGATGGATTACATCCATGATCATGGCCTTGAAGACAAGATGGAACTTGCAGGTCTTTGTTGTACTGCCATCGATATGACACGCTACCAGATGGATCAGGGCGGCAAACCACACGCCAAGATCGTTGGAAGTCTGGCAAAGGAGCTCAAGATGATAAGGTCAGGTGTGCCTGATGTAATCGTAGTTGACGAACAGTGTGTCAGAGCTGATGTTCTTGATGAGGCAAGTAAACTGTCCATACCTGTTATAACCTGTAATGATAAGATCATGTATGGTCTTCCTAACAGAACAAACGACAGCGCCGCAGATATTATCGAAGATCTTTCAGCACTAAAGGCAGAAGGTGCACTTATCCTTGATTTCGATCTTCTTGCTGAAGTTTCTGTAGAACTTGCTCTTAAGATGTCCAAGATAAGAGATGATATGGGCATAACAGCTCTTCCAAGTGAAGATGAACTTCAGACACTTTCCGAGAAGTGTGTCCAGTGTGGCGCCTGTGAAATGGACTGTCCTGACAACCTGCCAATAATGGCAGCAATGAAGGCAGGAGTTGACAAGGATTTCACAAAGTTCGAATACCTTCACGACAAGTGTATTGCCTGTGGCAGATGTGACCAGGCATGTCCAAAGGATATCCCGATTCTCAATATGATCGAGAAGTCATCCCAGAAACTTATCCGTGAAGAGAAAGGGCTCATGCGTGCCGGAAGAGGTCAGATAAGTGACCCCGAGATTCGTGAAGAGGGTGTCAATCTTGTTCTCGGTACAACACCTGGTATCGTTGCAATGGTAGGATGTTCCAACTATCCGGATGGCACAAAGGATCTTTATGATGTCGCAGATGAGATGCTCAAGAGGAACTATATTGTTGTCATGTCAGGATGTTCCGCAATGGACCTTGGTATGTACAAGAATGAAGACGGTGAAACACTTTATGAGAAGTACCCTGCAAAGTTCCTTGCCGGTAACCTCATCAATGTAGGTTCATGTGTTTCCAATGCACATATCACAGGAACAGCTATCAAAGTAGCTGCAATATTTGCACAAAGGAATGTGTCCGGTAACTATGAGGAAATTGCTGACTACATCACCAATCGTATTGGTGCAGTAGGTGTTGCATGGGGAGCATATTCACAGAAGGCATCTTCAATTGCAACCGGTTGTAACAGACTTGGTATTCCTGTTGTAGTAGGGCCACATGGTTCAAAGTACAGGAGAGCACTCATTGGTAAGCCTTACCAGGAAGAAGACTGGAAGGTATTTGATGCAAGGGACGGTTCTGAAATGCCAATTCCTGCAGCTCCTGAATACCTGCTTACAACAGCAGACTCTATTGAAGAACTGCTTCCAATGCTTGCAAAGAGCTGTATCCGTCCATCTGACAACAACATGGGCAGAATGATTAAACTGACTCACTACATGGAACTCAGCCAGAAGTACCTCGGCCACATGCCAGAGGACTGGTACAAGTTTGTAAGGACAGAGACTGACCTTCCACTTGCAAAGCGTGAGCAGCTCCTCAAGATACTCGAAGCAGATCATGGATGGGAGATCGACTGGAAGCGCAAGAAGATCCTTTCAGGTCCGACAATGAAATCTGATGTTTCAGCCCAGCCAACTAATGTCAAGAGACTCTGCAAGGAGGGATGCTAA
- the cdhB gene encoding CO dehydrogenase/acetyl-CoA synthase complex subunit epsilon, giving the protein MVDTTKNTQIYSTWGRKMAKPVNPNVAGKMISKAKRPLLVVSSEILKDDKLVEKTVAIAKKGVPVAATGHSMTVLVDKDIGAKYINVHSLGHFLGDKNWTGLDGQGPYDTIIFIGHKKYYLNQVLSGLKNFTDLKTIAIERHFMQNATLSFGNLKPEVHLEALDELIENL; this is encoded by the coding sequence ATGGTTGACACAACCAAGAACACTCAGATATACTCAACATGGGGTAGAAAGATGGCAAAACCTGTCAATCCAAATGTGGCAGGGAAGATGATCAGCAAGGCAAAGAGGCCTCTTCTGGTTGTAAGTTCTGAAATATTAAAGGATGACAAACTTGTAGAGAAGACTGTTGCAATAGCAAAGAAGGGTGTTCCGGTAGCTGCTACCGGACATTCCATGACAGTACTTGTTGACAAGGATATCGGTGCAAAATACATCAATGTTCACTCACTTGGGCATTTCCTTGGTGACAAGAACTGGACCGGTCTTGACGGACAGGGTCCTTATGATACAATTATTTTTATCGGTCACAAAAAGTATTACCTTAACCAGGTGCTTTCCGGTCTTAAGAACTTCACAGATCTGAAGACCATAGCTATTGAAAGGCATTTCATGCAGAACGCTACTTTGTCCTTTGGAAATCTGAAACCAGAGGTACACCTTGAGGCGCTTGACGAATTAATTGAAAACTTATAA
- a CDS encoding NAD(+)/NADH kinase, translating into MTVSKIGIVSRFDQQDALDMVRKIYDEFNSKVEIFFSPKTGQHLGITDNCLPVEQMQEVGVQLIISVGGDGTVLRNISKMEDPLPVLGVNMGTLGFLVDVPPEDAIKDIADVLKGFSYTERSRLSVRLNGKRLQDATNEIVLITARPAKILTFRIAVDDSEIEDMRADGIVVATPTGSTAYAMSAGGPIVDPRVDASIIVPIAPFKLSSRPWIVPGNSNIKVEMTIPEKEAALVIDGQHSYNMKENDVVTVTRAENPARFVSSSINGFYEKVQSKLS; encoded by the coding sequence ATGACGGTAAGTAAAATAGGTATTGTATCGCGATTTGACCAGCAGGATGCTCTTGATATGGTCAGGAAGATCTATGATGAGTTCAACTCTAAAGTTGAAATATTCTTTTCACCAAAGACCGGACAACATCTTGGTATTACAGATAATTGTCTTCCGGTTGAGCAGATGCAGGAGGTAGGTGTACAGCTCATCATTTCAGTAGGTGGGGACGGTACAGTACTTCGCAACATTTCAAAGATGGAAGATCCGCTACCGGTTCTGGGCGTAAATATGGGTACACTTGGTTTCCTTGTTGATGTTCCTCCGGAGGATGCCATAAAGGACATTGCCGATGTTCTTAAGGGTTTCAGTTACACGGAACGTTCACGGCTTAGTGTTCGTTTGAACGGTAAACGTTTGCAGGATGCAACAAATGAGATCGTTCTAATCACAGCAAGACCGGCAAAGATACTGACCTTCAGGATCGCAGTTGATGATTCGGAAATAGAGGATATGAGGGCGGATGGTATTGTAGTTGCAACACCTACCGGTTCAACTGCTTATGCAATGAGCGCAGGAGGGCCTATTGTAGATCCGCGTGTAGATGCCTCAATAATTGTTCCGATAGCTCCTTTCAAGCTTTCTTCAAGACCGTGGATCGTGCCCGGTAATAGTAATATTAAAGTGGAGATGACGATTCCTGAAAAGGAAGCAGCACTTGTAATAGATGGACAGCATTCCTATAATATGAAGGAAAATGATGTTGTTACTGTAACAAGAGCTGAAAATCCGGCAAGGTTTGTGAGCAGCTCAATTAACGGCTTCTATGAAAAGGTGCAGAGTAAACTTTCCTGA
- a CDS encoding type II glyceraldehyde-3-phosphate dehydrogenase, with the protein MSKVKVAINGYGTIGKRVADAVAVQDDMEIVGIAKTRPNYEAFVAHDKGYDVYTLADRVDDMKKAGIPAAGSIDDMIAEADVVVDCTPGGIGEKNKALYEKAGVKAMWQGGEKHELAGCSFNAEANYEEALGRDFLRVVSCNTTGLCRVIYPLDQEYGVKKVRVTLMRRSADPNDVKHGPINAIIPNPITLPSHHGPDVKSVIPHINIASTAVKLPTTLMHLHTLNIEMEKDCSTEDVKALFAKQPRVRMIGQGIGSTAEIMELGKDMGRPRGDMWENCVWEDSVTMYEGELYFFQAIHQESDVIPENVDAIRAMTEIEKDGAKSIAKTNKAMGL; encoded by the coding sequence ATGTCAAAAGTAAAAGTTGCAATAAACGGATATGGTACCATTGGTAAACGTGTTGCTGATGCTGTTGCCGTGCAGGACGACATGGAAATAGTAGGTATTGCAAAGACAAGACCAAATTATGAGGCTTTTGTTGCACACGACAAGGGTTACGATGTCTACACCTTAGCTGACAGGGTAGATGACATGAAGAAGGCAGGAATTCCTGCTGCAGGTTCAATCGATGACATGATCGCTGAAGCAGATGTCGTTGTTGACTGTACCCCCGGAGGGATCGGTGAAAAGAACAAGGCGCTTTATGAGAAAGCTGGTGTAAAGGCAATGTGGCAGGGCGGCGAGAAACATGAACTTGCAGGCTGCTCATTCAATGCAGAAGCAAATTACGAAGAAGCACTTGGCAGGGACTTTTTAAGGGTCGTATCCTGCAACACCACAGGTCTGTGCAGAGTTATCTATCCTCTTGACCAGGAATATGGAGTTAAGAAGGTAAGGGTCACACTTATGAGAAGATCTGCCGATCCAAATGATGTAAAGCACGGTCCTATCAATGCAATTATTCCAAATCCGATAACACTCCCATCACACCACGGTCCTGATGTAAAGTCCGTAATTCCGCACATTAATATTGCATCAACTGCAGTGAAGCTGCCAACAACACTTATGCACCTTCACACCCTGAACATCGAGATGGAAAAGGACTGCAGTACTGAAGATGTAAAAGCACTCTTTGCAAAGCAGCCACGTGTAAGGATGATCGGACAGGGCATTGGCTCCACCGCTGAAATCATGGAACTTGGAAAGGATATGGGACGTCCAAGAGGCGATATGTGGGAGAACTGCGTCTGGGAAGACTCCGTTACAATGTATGAAGGGGAACTCTACTTCTTCCAGGCAATCCACCAGGAGTCCGACGTAATTCCCGAGAATGTCGATGCGATCCGTGCAATGACAGAGATTGAGAAAGACGGCGCAAAGTCCATAGCCAAGACCAATAAGGCAATGGGACTTTAA
- a CDS encoding homocitrate synthase family protein has product MLENKDYSRNKLMDYLNLPPLDIEICDVTLRDGEQTPGVVFTREEKIALATKLDSVGVDIIEAGFPVVSVAEKEIVKEIANMGLNSRTCCLSRSRVSDVEVAVDCDVDFISIFIAMSDLHLKHKYHKSCDEMFSAAMGAVQYAKDHGVGVRFAAEDGTRTDIEVLKKAFKAAEEYKVDYVSIADTIGILNPSSTYYLVSEVKKAVDTPICIHCHNDLGMATANTLAAAEAGAKQLHTTVNSIGERAGNASLEEVLVALRVQYGIDRYDTTKLTELSQMVNEYSGLKPSVTKAIVGEHAFSHESGIHVCAILEEPRTYELFSPEMVGGKRHLIVGKHTGMKALKGIVNEMGHDLSKEELTVLLDRIKNCTETKHGISPSRLETMIKETKNSKKH; this is encoded by the coding sequence ATGTTAGAAAATAAAGATTACTCAAGAAACAAGCTTATGGATTATTTGAATTTGCCACCTCTTGATATTGAGATCTGTGATGTGACACTCAGGGACGGTGAGCAGACACCGGGAGTGGTCTTTACAAGGGAAGAAAAGATTGCCCTTGCTACAAAGCTTGACTCAGTTGGCGTTGATATTATTGAAGCAGGTTTCCCTGTGGTTTCAGTTGCTGAAAAGGAAATTGTTAAAGAAATAGCCAATATGGGACTTAATTCCAGGACATGCTGTCTTTCAAGGTCAAGGGTAAGTGATGTTGAAGTTGCTGTTGACTGTGATGTTGATTTTATCAGTATATTCATTGCAATGTCAGATCTGCACCTGAAGCACAAATATCATAAAAGCTGTGATGAAATGTTCTCTGCTGCAATGGGAGCTGTCCAGTATGCAAAGGACCATGGTGTTGGTGTGAGATTTGCAGCCGAAGACGGTACCAGAACTGATATTGAAGTTCTTAAAAAAGCATTCAAGGCGGCAGAGGAATACAAGGTTGACTATGTGAGCATTGCAGATACAATTGGTATACTGAACCCAAGCAGCACTTATTATCTTGTAAGTGAGGTCAAAAAAGCTGTAGACACTCCTATCTGTATCCATTGTCACAATGATCTTGGAATGGCAACTGCAAATACACTTGCTGCGGCAGAGGCAGGTGCCAAGCAACTTCATACAACTGTAAATTCCATCGGTGAGCGTGCCGGAAATGCTTCACTTGAAGAGGTTCTTGTGGCGCTCAGGGTACAGTATGGAATCGACAGGTACGATACTACAAAACTGACCGAGCTATCACAAATGGTGAACGAATATTCCGGTCTTAAACCTTCAGTAACCAAGGCAATTGTTGGTGAGCACGCATTTTCACATGAATCAGGAATACATGTCTGTGCAATCCTTGAAGAGCCACGTACTTATGAATTATTCAGTCCCGAAATGGTGGGTGGGAAACGTCATCTCATTGTAGGCAAACATACAGGTATGAAAGCGCTGAAGGGTATTGTCAATGAGATGGGACATGACCTTTCTAAGGAGGAACTCACTGTACTCCTTGACAGGATCAAGAATTGTACCGAAACCAAACACGGTATTTCTCCTTCAAGACTGGAAACAATGATCAAAGAAACAAAAAACAGTAAAAAGCATTAA
- the cdhC gene encoding CO dehydrogenase/CO-methylating acetyl-CoA synthase complex subunit beta produces the protein MADEFPFEISPMFEGERIRKDGMYAELAGPKSKGFELVRAADISEVEDDKFTLIGPDISDMEEGSRYPLAMIYKIAGELVEADLESIVERRNHEFQNYIQGFMHLNQRDDVWMRVSKDAVAKGMTSFESVAKAIMMLFKNELPFIEAVEAIYITDEAEIDKEIDNARAVYKSRDERTRDLHDEDVDTFYGCTLCASFAPTNVCVVTPDRISLCGAINWFDGRAAAKVDPEGPQFAIPKGDVIDAESGEYTGVNEAAKRLSSGEYDRIKLHSFFEYPHTSCGCFEVVGFYIPEVDGIGWVDRDFAGTAPNGLQFSTMAGQTGGGKQVVGFLGIGVNYFRSPKFIEADGGWDRVVWMPKMLKDKVINDIPEEMRDKVATEEDAADVDSLRNFLKEKDHPILERWVEEEEEEPEEEEAAEAAPQAGFAPQMQMPTNFMPSMPMMGGSGSGGVKIVLKNAKVSIDKVIIKKQD, from the coding sequence ATGGCAGATGAATTCCCTTTTGAAATATCTCCTATGTTTGAAGGAGAGAGGATTAGAAAAGACGGTATGTATGCAGAACTCGCAGGTCCTAAATCCAAAGGATTCGAACTTGTAAGGGCAGCAGATATAAGCGAGGTTGAGGATGATAAGTTTACACTTATCGGTCCTGATATCTCAGACATGGAAGAAGGTTCCAGATACCCACTTGCAATGATCTACAAGATCGCAGGAGAACTTGTGGAAGCTGACCTTGAGTCCATTGTAGAAAGAAGGAACCACGAATTCCAGAACTACATACAGGGTTTCATGCACCTTAACCAGAGAGACGACGTCTGGATGAGGGTGAGCAAGGATGCTGTTGCAAAGGGTATGACCTCATTTGAGTCAGTTGCAAAGGCTATCATGATGCTCTTTAAGAACGAGCTTCCATTCATAGAGGCTGTTGAGGCTATTTATATCACAGATGAGGCTGAGATTGACAAGGAGATCGACAATGCAAGGGCAGTCTACAAGTCAAGGGACGAAAGGACCCGTGACCTTCACGATGAAGATGTTGACACATTCTACGGATGTACTCTCTGCGCATCATTCGCTCCAACTAACGTTTGTGTCGTTACACCGGACAGGATCTCACTCTGTGGCGCAATCAACTGGTTTGACGGCAGGGCAGCTGCAAAGGTAGACCCTGAAGGCCCTCAGTTCGCAATTCCAAAAGGAGATGTCATTGACGCAGAATCCGGAGAATATACCGGTGTCAATGAAGCAGCAAAGAGACTTTCAAGCGGTGAATATGACCGTATCAAGCTTCACTCATTCTTTGAGTACCCACACACATCCTGTGGATGTTTTGAGGTAGTAGGTTTCTACATCCCTGAAGTGGACGGTATCGGATGGGTAGACAGGGACTTTGCAGGAACAGCACCAAATGGTCTCCAGTTCTCAACCATGGCAGGACAGACCGGTGGAGGTAAGCAGGTCGTTGGTTTCCTTGGAATAGGTGTCAATTACTTCCGTTCACCAAAGTTCATCGAAGCAGATGGTGGATGGGACAGAGTTGTCTGGATGCCAAAAATGCTCAAGGACAAGGTAATTAATGACATTCCTGAAGAAATGCGTGACAAGGTTGCAACCGAAGAGGATGCAGCAGATGTGGACAGTCTCAGGAACTTCCTCAAGGAAAAGGACCATCCGATTCTTGAGAGATGGGTCGAGGAAGAAGAGGAAGAGCCTGAAGAGGAAGAAGCAGCTGAAGCAGCTCCACAGGCTGGATTTGCACCACAGATGCAGATGCCAACCAACTTCATGCCATCCATGCCAATGATGGGTGGCAGTGGTTCCGGTGGCGTAAAAATTGTCCTTAAGAATGCAAAGGTAAGCATTGACAAGGTAATCATTAAGAAACAAGATTAA
- a CDS encoding TIGR00288 family NYN domain-containing protein → MANVKTGLNSIVKYLSTKKETGRRSIGLLVDGPNVLRKEFNVNLEEIRDVLKEYGNVKIGRVFLNQYASDKLVEAIENNGFEPIICSSDVDVRLAVEGMELVYNPTIDTMALVTRDADFKPLLNKANEHGKETIIFGVEPGFSTALRNSADYVIILENDEMNYYDDSDDEGGDTEFSTNSDVGNPHRKKGALIDY, encoded by the coding sequence ATGGCTAATGTTAAAACAGGACTTAATTCGATAGTCAAATACCTTAGCACTAAAAAAGAAACAGGAAGGAGGAGCATTGGTCTTCTTGTTGACGGCCCTAACGTACTCCGCAAGGAGTTCAATGTGAATCTGGAAGAGATTCGGGACGTGCTAAAGGAATATGGTAATGTCAAGATCGGGAGAGTGTTCCTGAACCAGTATGCATCTGATAAACTCGTAGAGGCCATTGAGAACAACGGATTTGAACCAATTATATGTTCAAGCGATGTAGATGTAAGGCTTGCCGTGGAAGGGATGGAACTAGTCTACAACCCAACCATTGACACCATGGCACTGGTTACAAGGGATGCGGATTTCAAGCCGCTCCTGAATAAAGCCAATGAACATGGGAAAGAAACCATTATTTTTGGCGTGGAACCCGGCTTTTCTACTGCCCTGAGAAATTCAGCAGACTATGTCATCATACTGGAAAATGATGAAATGAACTATTATGATGATTCAGATGACGAAGGTGGTGACACGGAATTTAGCACCAACAGTGATGTCGGCAATCCTCATAGAAAAAAAGGGGCATTAATTGATTATTAA